The following coding sequences are from one Formosa haliotis window:
- a CDS encoding response regulator codes for MNNINILWVDDEIDLLKPHILFLEKKNYSVTKCTSGSEALEVLETKKFDIVFLDENMPGLTGLETLNEIKELDNTLPVVMITKSEEEYIMEEAIGNKIADYLIKPVNPNQILLSLKKNLDHSRLISEKTTSNYQQEFRKIAMDLAMVNTFEDWANLYQKLVYWEIQLENIEDAGMFEILESQKTEANALFGKFIGKQYQNWFEAGTDAPIMSHTLFKEKVVPQLSKEQPTLLVVIDNLRYDQWKAFEPFILNHYKKEAEIPFYSILPTATQYARNAIFSGLMPSDMEKLHPEYWKNDTDDGGKNLFEAEFLQAQMKRLGLQNLVTEYHKITNLKTGKKLVDNFRSMKDNDLTVVVYNFVDMLSHAKTEMDVVKELASNDKAYRSLTQSWFKNSPLFEIIQQAQQLGFKLILTTDHGTINVKNPSKVVGDRDTSLNLRYKTGRSLTYESKDVLEIKNPKSVHLPSITMSSSFIFAKNDLFFAYPNNYNHYVSYFRNTYQHGGVSLEEMIIPFVVLNPK; via the coding sequence ATGAATAACATAAATATACTTTGGGTTGATGATGAAATTGATTTACTTAAACCACACATTCTATTTTTAGAGAAAAAAAATTATTCGGTTACAAAATGTACTAGCGGATCTGAAGCACTTGAGGTATTAGAAACTAAAAAATTCGACATTGTTTTTCTTGATGAAAATATGCCAGGCTTAACAGGTTTAGAAACTTTAAATGAAATTAAGGAGCTAGACAATACCTTACCTGTGGTTATGATTACTAAAAGTGAGGAAGAATATATCATGGAAGAAGCTATTGGTAACAAAATTGCCGATTACCTTATAAAGCCTGTAAACCCAAATCAGATTCTTTTAAGTTTAAAAAAGAATTTAGATCATTCACGATTAATTTCAGAAAAAACCACATCGAACTACCAGCAAGAATTCAGAAAAATTGCGATGGATTTAGCCATGGTTAATACTTTTGAAGACTGGGCAAACCTCTATCAAAAATTAGTGTATTGGGAAATTCAGCTTGAAAATATTGAAGATGCAGGCATGTTCGAAATTTTAGAATCTCAAAAAACCGAAGCCAACGCTCTGTTTGGCAAATTTATAGGTAAACAATATCAAAATTGGTTCGAAGCTGGTACAGATGCTCCAATAATGTCGCATACCTTATTTAAAGAAAAAGTTGTTCCACAACTAAGTAAAGAGCAGCCAACCTTACTCGTTGTTATAGATAATTTAAGGTACGACCAATGGAAAGCCTTCGAACCTTTTATATTAAACCATTATAAAAAGGAAGCCGAAATTCCGTTTTATAGCATTTTACCAACAGCAACACAATACGCAAGAAATGCTATTTTCTCAGGGCTTATGCCAAGTGATATGGAGAAACTTCATCCTGAATATTGGAAAAACGATACCGACGATGGTGGAAAGAATTTATTTGAAGCCGAATTTTTACAGGCCCAAATGAAACGTCTAGGCTTACAAAATCTGGTCACAGAGTATCACAAAATCACGAATTTAAAAACTGGGAAAAAGCTTGTAGATAATTTTAGATCGATGAAAGATAACGATCTTACTGTGGTTGTTTATAATTTTGTAGATATGCTTTCTCACGCCAAAACCGAAATGGATGTTGTAAAAGAATTGGCTTCGAACGATAAGGCTTACCGTTCCTTAACGCAAAGCTGGTTTAAAAACTCACCATTATTCGAAATCATTCAACAAGCGCAGCAACTCGGATTTAAATTGATATTAACTACAGATCACGGAACAATAAACGTAAAAAACCCTTCTAAGGTGGTTGGCGATCGCGATACGAGTTTAAATCTTCGTTATAAAACAGGACGAAGCCTAACTTACGAATCTAAAGATGTTTTGGAAATAAAAAATCCTAAATCGGTACATTTACCAAGTATAACTATGAGTAGTTCTTTTATATTTGCTAAAAATGATTTGTTTTTTGCTTATCCTAATAACTACAATCACTACGTGAGTTATTTCAGAAACACCTATCAGCATGGAGGTGTTTCATTAGAAGAAATGATAATTCCATTTGTAGTTTTAAACCCAAAATAA